In Fusobacterium hwasookii, a single window of DNA contains:
- the murC gene encoding UDP-N-acetylmuramate--L-alanine ligase, which yields MEKIYFIGINGIGMSGLAKIMKCKGYDVKGADICTNYVTEELLSMGITVYNEHNEENVKGADYVIASTAIKETNPEYSYAKNNGITMLKRGELLAKLLNRETGIAVAGTHGKTTTSSMLSAVMLSKDPTIVVGGILPEIKSNAKPGKSEYFIAEADESDNSFLFMNPKYSVITNIDADHLDVHGNLDNIKKSFIKFISHTQKESIICMDCENLREIVTRLPEGKSITMYSIKDENANIFAKNIRIVDRKTIFNLYINKELIGEFSLNIPGDHNIQNSLPVIYLALKFGVSKEEIQEALNKFKGSKRRYDVLLDKNLENGYGNKTKRVRIVDDYAHHPTEIKATLKAIKSIDNSRLVAIFQPHRYSRVHFLLDEFKDAFESVDKIILLPIYAAGEKNEFNITSEVLKEHINHSNIEVMTEWKDIKRYVSRVKKDSTYIFMGAGDISTLAHEIAEELEGMSE from the coding sequence ATGGAAAAAATTTACTTTATTGGTATAAATGGCATAGGAATGAGTGGACTTGCCAAGATAATGAAATGCAAAGGTTATGATGTAAAAGGAGCTGACATCTGTACAAACTATGTGACAGAAGAGCTTTTATCAATGGGTATAACTGTTTACAATGAGCACAATGAAGAAAATGTAAAAGGAGCTGACTATGTTATAGCTTCAACAGCTATAAAAGAGACTAACCCTGAGTACTCTTATGCTAAAAATAATGGAATAACAATGTTAAAAAGAGGAGAATTATTAGCTAAACTTTTAAACAGAGAAACTGGAATAGCAGTAGCAGGAACACATGGGAAGACAACAACATCATCTATGCTTTCAGCAGTTATGCTATCAAAAGATCCAACAATAGTTGTTGGAGGAATATTACCAGAGATAAAATCTAATGCTAAACCTGGTAAAAGTGAATATTTTATAGCAGAAGCAGATGAAAGTGACAATTCATTCTTATTTATGAATCCTAAATATTCAGTTATTACTAATATAGATGCAGATCATTTAGATGTGCATGGAAATCTTGATAATATTAAAAAATCTTTTATAAAATTCATCTCCCATACACAAAAGGAAAGTATAATATGTATGGATTGTGAAAATTTGAGAGAAATTGTAACAAGATTACCAGAAGGAAAATCTATAACAATGTATTCAATAAAAGATGAAAATGCAAATATTTTTGCAAAAAATATAAGAATAGTAGACAGAAAAACAATTTTTAATCTTTATATAAATAAAGAATTGATAGGGGAATTTTCTTTAAATATTCCAGGAGACCATAACATACAAAATTCCTTACCAGTAATTTACTTAGCTTTAAAATTTGGAGTTAGTAAAGAAGAAATTCAAGAAGCTTTAAATAAGTTTAAAGGTTCAAAAAGAAGATATGATGTATTATTAGATAAAAATTTAGAGAATGGTTATGGTAACAAAACTAAAAGAGTTAGAATAGTTGATGATTATGCTCATCACCCAACTGAAATAAAAGCAACTTTAAAAGCTATAAAAAGTATAGATAATTCAAGATTGGTTGCAATATTTCAACCTCATAGATATAGTAGAGTACACTTTTTATTAGATGAATTCAAAGATGCTTTTGAAAGTGTAGATAAAATAATACTTCTACCTATCTATGCAGCAGGAGAAAAAAATGAATTTAATATTACAAGTGAAGTATTAAAAGAACATATAAATCATAGTAATATTGAAGTTATGACTGAATGGAAAGATATAAAAAGATATGTATCTAGAGTAAAGAAAGACTCAACATATATTTTTATGGGAGCAGGAGATATATCAACTTTGGCACATGAAATAGCAGAAGAATTGGAAGGAATGTCTGAATGA
- a CDS encoding cell division protein FtsQ/DivIB: protein MGIRLLFLSGIIYLIYMLPQNFFRLNYFNINQINITDNSKMLQNELTELSKKIYNKSAIYVDSNKIKEFIEKDVRVESAIVEKNSLGEITIDVKEKDLVYYAVIGKNIYLVDKEGRIFAYLNEKEVEGVPIIIANNEEEIKEISDFLNEISDLAIFKRISQMYKVKDKEYIIILADGVKIKTNRIKDSNDEINKEKENKRYVVAEQLYFNMSKERKIDYIDLRFNDYIIKYLGDGK from the coding sequence ATGGGAATAAGACTACTGTTTTTAAGTGGAATAATTTATTTAATTTATATGCTACCACAAAACTTTTTTAGATTAAATTATTTTAACATAAACCAAATAAATATTACAGATAATTCAAAAATGTTACAAAACGAGTTGACAGAACTCAGTAAAAAAATATATAATAAAAGTGCCATATATGTAGACAGTAATAAGATAAAAGAATTTATAGAAAAAGATGTAAGAGTAGAAAGTGCTATAGTTGAAAAAAATTCTTTGGGAGAAATAACTATTGATGTTAAAGAAAAAGATTTAGTTTATTATGCTGTTATCGGAAAAAATATTTATTTGGTTGATAAAGAAGGTAGGATATTTGCATATCTAAATGAAAAAGAAGTTGAAGGAGTTCCAATTATTATTGCCAATAATGAGGAAGAGATAAAAGAGATATCGGACTTTTTAAATGAAATTTCAGATTTAGCAATCTTTAAAAGAATCTCTCAGATGTATAAGGTAAAGGATAAAGAATATATTATTATTTTAGCAGATGGTGTAAAAATAAAAACTAATAGAATAAAAGATAGTAATGATGAAATAAATAAGGAAAAAGAAAATAAAAGATATGTAGTAGCAGAACAACTTTATTTTAATATGTCAAAAGAAAGAAAGATTGATTATATAGATTTAAGATTTAATGATTACATAATAAAATATTTAGGTGATGGCAAATGA
- the murB gene encoding UDP-N-acetylmuramate dehydrogenase, giving the protein MKIFTNHEMKNYSNMRVGGKAKKLIILENKEDIIEVFNDKENTNIFFLGNGTNVLFTDDYIDKTFVCTKKLNKIEDLGNNLVKVETGANLKDLTDFMRDKNYTGIESLFGIPGSIGGLVYMNGGAFGTEIFDKIVSIEVFDEKHQIKEIKKEDLKVAYRKTEIQDKNWLVLSATFKFDNGFDAARVKEIKELRESKHPLDKPSLGSTFKNPEGDFAARLISECGLKGTIIGNAQIAEKHPNFVLNLGNATFKDITDILTLVKKSVFDKFGIKLEEEIIIVR; this is encoded by the coding sequence ATGAAAATTTTTACAAATCATGAAATGAAAAATTATTCAAATATGAGAGTTGGTGGAAAAGCCAAAAAATTAATTATACTTGAAAATAAAGAAGATATAATTGAAGTATTTAATGATAAAGAAAATACTAATATATTCTTTTTAGGAAATGGGACAAATGTTTTATTTACTGATGATTATATTGATAAGACTTTTGTTTGTACAAAAAAGTTAAATAAAATAGAAGATTTAGGAAATAACCTAGTTAAAGTTGAAACAGGTGCAAACTTGAAAGACTTAACTGATTTTATGAGAGATAAAAATTATACTGGAATTGAAAGTCTATTTGGTATACCAGGCTCTATCGGTGGTCTTGTATACATGAATGGTGGAGCTTTTGGAACAGAGATATTTGATAAAATAGTTTCTATTGAAGTTTTTGATGAAAAACATCAAATAAAAGAAATAAAAAAAGAAGATTTAAAAGTAGCATATAGAAAAACTGAGATTCAAGATAAAAATTGGTTAGTTTTAAGTGCAACATTTAAGTTTGATAATGGCTTTGATGCTGCAAGAGTAAAAGAAATAAAAGAGTTAAGAGAAAGTAAACATCCTTTGGATAAACCAAGTTTAGGAAGTACATTTAAAAATCCAGAAGGAGATTTTGCAGCAAGATTAATATCAGAATGTGGTTTAAAAGGAACAATAATAGGCAATGCTCAAATAGCAGAGAAACACCCTAATTTTGTATTAAATTTAGGTAATGCAACATTTAAAGATATTACAGATATTTTAACGTTAGTTAAGAAATCAGTTTTTGATAAATTTGGAATAAAATTAGAAGAAGAAATAATAATTGTTAGATAA
- the ftsZ gene encoding cell division protein FtsZ, whose translation MTDGMRDLVKIKVIGVGGGGGNAINDMIYLGVTGVEYIAANTDRQDLEKSLADVKLQIGEKLTKGQGAGALPEIGRMAAEEDIEKIQELLKGTDMLFITAGMGGGTGTGAAPVIAKIAKELDVLTVAVVTKPFSFEGEKRKNNADAGIELLRQNIDSLVVIPNNKLFDLPDKKITLQNAFKEANNILRIGIKAVVELVLGQGFINLDFADIRSVLKDSDIAVLGFGEGEGENRAIKAAEKALESPLLEKSIRGADKILINLRASEDVGLTESQVVTDVIRDAAGKNPEDVMFGLTIVPEFTDRIEITIIANNFKDGVVESTNETLIKKDSTKATQEGRKIEKEVEDVYGDIDIPPFMRNNKR comes from the coding sequence ATGACAGATGGAATGAGAGACCTTGTTAAAATAAAAGTAATAGGTGTTGGTGGTGGTGGAGGAAATGCTATCAATGATATGATTTACTTAGGAGTAACAGGAGTAGAATATATAGCAGCAAATACAGATAGACAAGACTTAGAAAAATCACTGGCAGATGTAAAATTACAAATTGGAGAAAAATTGACTAAAGGTCAAGGAGCTGGAGCTTTACCAGAGATAGGTAGAATGGCTGCAGAAGAAGATATTGAAAAAATTCAAGAACTTTTAAAAGGGACAGATATGTTATTTATCACTGCTGGAATGGGTGGTGGAACAGGAACAGGAGCTGCACCAGTTATAGCTAAAATTGCAAAAGAACTTGATGTACTAACTGTTGCTGTGGTAACAAAGCCTTTTAGTTTTGAAGGAGAAAAAAGAAAGAATAATGCAGATGCAGGTATAGAACTATTAAGACAAAATATAGATAGTTTAGTTGTAATACCAAATAATAAATTATTTGATTTACCAGATAAAAAAATAACTTTACAGAATGCTTTTAAAGAAGCTAACAATATTTTAAGAATAGGTATAAAAGCTGTGGTTGAATTAGTTTTAGGACAAGGATTTATAAACCTTGACTTTGCTGATATTAGATCGGTATTAAAAGATTCAGATATAGCTGTTTTAGGATTTGGAGAAGGTGAAGGAGAAAATAGAGCTATAAAGGCAGCAGAAAAAGCATTGGAATCTCCATTACTTGAAAAATCAATTCGTGGTGCAGATAAAATACTTATAAATTTAAGAGCATCTGAAGATGTTGGATTAACTGAATCACAAGTAGTTACAGATGTAATTAGAGATGCAGCAGGTAAAAATCCAGAAGATGTAATGTTTGGTTTAACAATAGTTCCTGAATTTACTGATAGAATTGAAATTACAATTATAGCAAATAATTTTAAAGATGGAGTTGTTGAATCAACAAATGAAACTTTAATAAAAAAAGATTCTACAAAAGCTACTCAAGAAGGTAGAAAAATTGAAAAAGAAGTAGAGGATGTTTATGGTGATATAGATATTCCACCTTTTATGAGAAATAATAAAAGATAA
- the ftsA gene encoding cell division protein FtsA, translating to MKDDIIRKVALDIGNNRIKLLVGEMSSDFQRMAVTKYINVKSKGIKRSVIENSEQLAEAIGEAIRRAESLEEPITKVSLALGGPRISSVTTSVNLSFPEKEIEKTDMDDLLKEAKNQIFSGKEGEYRILYKEIYNKKIDRTRIAKNPVGMVCKELQADVHLVYVEESYVKKFTDIINKVGLDVDRIYLNPYTSAKGTLDGEAWKLGVIYVDIGYASTSVTIVKKEKVLYARVIPLGETHYITDLMSRFNINESDSAEIIKKLKNKEFEADATIRCGTKKILLKDVKDIISARTEDIVQYIKDTIEISSFNEIFQKGIVLSGGTIEIEGVYEQIANSFNYKVRRIEPIPLKGLSNPSYSDAVVIGIFLEDMEKEYQNYIESIRENEIELEKERQEEDLTSLNNKINNKQNIEKMDRKEEIDDFLNEIEKEEPKKEAGKIQRMFKWVKELF from the coding sequence ATGAAGGACGATATAATAAGAAAAGTAGCTCTTGATATAGGAAATAATAGGATAAAACTATTAGTTGGAGAAATGAGTTCTGATTTTCAGAGGATGGCTGTTACAAAGTACATAAATGTTAAAAGCAAAGGTATTAAAAGGTCAGTAATAGAAAATTCAGAACAATTAGCTGAAGCTATTGGAGAAGCTATAAGAAGAGCAGAAAGTTTAGAAGAACCTATAACTAAAGTTTCCTTAGCTTTAGGAGGTCCTAGAATTTCTTCAGTTACTACAAGTGTTAATCTTTCCTTTCCAGAAAAAGAAATTGAAAAAACAGATATGGATGATTTGTTAAAAGAAGCAAAGAATCAAATCTTTTCAGGAAAAGAAGGAGAATACAGAATATTATATAAAGAAATATATAATAAAAAGATTGATAGAACTCGAATAGCAAAAAACCCAGTGGGAATGGTTTGTAAAGAATTACAAGCAGATGTTCACTTAGTATATGTTGAAGAATCATATGTTAAAAAATTTACAGACATCATAAATAAAGTTGGACTTGATGTAGATAGAATCTACTTGAATCCCTATACATCAGCAAAAGGAACTCTTGATGGAGAAGCATGGAAGTTAGGAGTAATTTATGTGGATATAGGTTATGCTTCAACAAGTGTAACAATTGTGAAAAAAGAAAAAGTTTTATATGCAAGAGTTATTCCCTTAGGTGAAACTCATTATATTACAGATTTAATGTCTAGATTCAATATCAATGAATCAGATTCAGCAGAGATAATAAAAAAATTGAAAAATAAGGAATTTGAAGCAGATGCTACAATTCGCTGTGGAACAAAAAAAATCTTACTAAAAGATGTAAAAGATATAATTTCGGCAAGAACAGAGGATATTGTACAGTATATTAAAGATACAATTGAGATATCTAGTTTTAATGAAATTTTTCAAAAAGGTATAGTTTTAAGTGGTGGAACAATTGAAATAGAGGGTGTCTATGAACAGATAGCTAATAGCTTTAATTACAAAGTTAGAAGAATAGAGCCAATACCATTAAAAGGTTTGAGTAATCCTTCTTATAGTGATGCAGTTGTTATAGGTATATTTTTAGAAGATATGGAAAAAGAATATCAAAACTATATAGAAAGTATAAGAGAAAATGAGATAGAACTTGAAAAAGAAAGACAGGAAGAAGATCTAACTTCTTTAAATAACAAAATTAATAATAAACAAAATATTGAAAAAATGGATAGAAAGGAAGAAATTGATGATTTCTTGAACGAAATTGAAAAAGAAGAACCCAAGAAAGAAGCTGGAAAAATCCAAAGAATGTTTAAATGGGTTAAAGAACTTTTTTAA
- the murD gene encoding UDP-N-acetylmuramoyl-L-alanine--D-glutamate ligase, whose translation MKKAMIYGLGVSGTGAKELLEKEGYELIIVDDKKAMTSEEALKHLDGLEFFIKSPGIPYNDFVKEVQKRGIKVLDEIEIAYNYMIEKGLKTKIIAITGTNGKSTTTAKISDMLNHAGYKAAYAGNIGRSLSEVLLKEKDLDFISLELSSFQLENIENFKPYISMIINMGPDHIERYKSFDEYYNTKFNITKNQTEDLYFIENIDDVEIEKRASQIKAKRISVSKFKKADIFVENDKICHEKNSIIDVDKLSLKGIHNLENTLFMVATAEILKIDREKLKEFLMIATPLEHRTELFFNYGKLKFINDSKATNVDSTKFAIQANKNSILICGGYDKGVDLAPLAEMIKENIKEVYLIGVIADKIENELKKIGYEDSKIHKLVNIENSLQDMKKRFTKESDEVILLSPATSSYDQFNSFEHRGKVFKELVLKIFG comes from the coding sequence ATGAAAAAAGCAATGATTTATGGATTAGGAGTAAGTGGAACAGGAGCAAAAGAATTACTTGAAAAAGAAGGTTATGAACTTATTATAGTTGATGATAAAAAAGCAATGACATCTGAAGAAGCATTAAAACACTTAGATGGTCTAGAATTTTTTATTAAAAGCCCAGGAATACCATATAATGACTTTGTAAAAGAAGTGCAAAAAAGAGGAATAAAAGTTTTAGATGAAATAGAAATTGCCTATAATTATATGATAGAAAAAGGCTTAAAAACAAAAATTATTGCTATAACAGGAACTAATGGAAAGAGTACTACAACAGCAAAAATATCTGATATGTTAAATCATGCAGGATATAAGGCAGCTTATGCTGGGAATATTGGAAGATCTCTTTCAGAAGTTTTATTAAAAGAAAAAGATTTAGACTTTATTTCATTGGAACTTAGCTCATTCCAATTAGAAAATATTGAAAATTTTAAACCTTATATTTCTATGATAATAAATATGGGACCAGATCATATAGAAAGATATAAAAGTTTTGATGAATATTACAATACAAAATTTAATATTACAAAAAATCAAACAGAGGACTTATATTTTATAGAAAATATAGATGATGTAGAAATAGAAAAAAGAGCAAGTCAAATAAAGGCAAAAAGAATTTCTGTGTCAAAATTTAAAAAAGCAGATATCTTTGTTGAAAATGACAAAATATGTCATGAAAAAAATTCTATAATTGATGTTGATAAATTAAGTTTAAAAGGTATACATAATTTAGAAAACACATTATTTATGGTTGCAACAGCAGAAATTTTAAAAATAGATAGAGAAAAATTAAAAGAATTTTTAATGATTGCAACTCCACTTGAACATAGAACAGAATTATTCTTTAACTATGGTAAATTAAAATTCATAAATGATTCTAAAGCAACAAATGTAGATTCTACAAAATTTGCAATACAAGCAAATAAAAATAGTATTTTAATCTGTGGTGGTTATGATAAGGGTGTAGACTTAGCTCCATTAGCAGAAATGATAAAGGAAAATATAAAGGAAGTTTATTTAATTGGAGTAATAGCTGATAAGATTGAAAATGAACTAAAAAAAATAGGCTATGAAGATAGTAAAATTCATAAATTAGTAAATATTGAAAACTCTCTTCAAGATATGAAAAAGAGATTTACTAAGGAATCTGATGAAGTTATTTTACTTTCTCCAGCAACTTCAAGTTATGACCAATTTAATTCTTTTGAGCATAGAGGGAAAGTTTTTAAAGAATTAGTTTTAAAAATCTTTGGGTAG
- a CDS encoding D-alanine--D-alanine ligase family protein, with translation MKIAVFMGGTSSEKEISLKSGAAVLESLQKQGYDAYGVILDEKNQVSAFVDNDYDLAYLVLHGGNGENGKIQAVLDILGKKYTGSGVLASAITMDKDKTKQIAQSIGIRTPKAYKTVETIERFPVIIKPVDEGSSKRLFLCNNKEEAEEAVKKLVRPIIEDYIVGEELTVGVLNGEALGVLKIIPQADILYDYNSKYANGGSIHEFPAKIENKSYKEAMKIAEKIHSEFGMKGISRSDFILSEGELYFLEVNSSPGMTKTSLIPDLATLKGYTFDDVVKMTVETFLK, from the coding sequence ATGAAAATAGCAGTTTTTATGGGAGGGACTTCCTCAGAAAAAGAAATTTCTTTAAAAAGTGGTGCAGCAGTATTAGAAAGTTTACAAAAACAAGGTTATGATGCTTATGGAGTTATTTTAGATGAAAAAAATCAAGTATCAGCCTTTGTTGATAATGATTATGATCTAGCATATTTAGTTTTACATGGTGGAAATGGAGAAAATGGTAAGATACAAGCAGTATTAGATATCTTAGGAAAAAAATATACTGGTTCAGGAGTCCTTGCTAGTGCAATAACTATGGATAAAGATAAAACTAAACAAATTGCACAAAGCATTGGAATAAGAACTCCAAAAGCATATAAAACAGTTGAAACAATTGAAAGATTTCCAGTTATAATAAAACCAGTTGATGAAGGTTCTAGTAAGAGATTATTCTTATGTAATAATAAAGAGGAAGCAGAAGAAGCTGTAAAAAAATTAGTAAGACCAATAATAGAAGACTATATTGTTGGAGAAGAATTAACAGTTGGTGTCTTAAATGGAGAAGCTTTAGGAGTTTTAAAAATAATTCCACAAGCAGATATATTATATGATTACAATTCAAAATATGCTAATGGAGGTTCAATCCATGAATTTCCAGCAAAAATAGAAAATAAGTCATATAAAGAAGCTATGAAAATAGCAGAGAAAATTCATAGTGAGTTTGGGATGAAAGGAATTTCAAGAAGTGATTTTATACTAAGTGAAGGAGAACTTTATTTCTTAGAAGTTAATTCTTCACCAGGAATGACAAAAACAAGTTTAATTCCTGATTTAGCAACTCTTAAAGGTTATACCTTTGATGATGTTGTAAAAATGACAGTTGAAACATTTTTGAAATAA
- a CDS encoding aspartate:alanine exchanger family transporter, whose protein sequence is MHFDLIGFIFNSLVLLFFTMTLGNLFGDIKFRKFNFGITGTLFIGLFIGYFLTKYAVTIPEGSKYLPKAQNILKGNIIDNSIMNLSLLIFIVGTGLLAAKDMKYAITKFGKQFVIIAIFIPFVGAAFSYGFSQVLNNMSPYQITGTYTGALTSSAGLAAATESSESESKQSATNFQNLDEKTKTKILAIINNAKERDAKLKNEAIPEKMTLENTTTLSAEDTEIYVTEAKAGVGVGHSIGYPFGVLFLILGINFIPKIFRFDVEKEKEKYFAQKKIDLSNDKDAGKNTIKEVKMDFVGFSIAAFLGYFLGSIKISMGPLGNFSLGSIGGAIIVALILGFIGKIGPVTFRMDSVVLGKMRTYFLSIFLAGTGLNYGFRVVEAVTGDGIMIAVVSALVAILSVLFGFLIGHYVFHINWTLLSGAITGGMTSAPGLGAAIDALDCDEPAISYGATQPLATLCMVIFSIIIHKLPI, encoded by the coding sequence ATGCATTTTGATTTAATTGGATTTATTTTTAACTCATTAGTATTATTATTTTTTACGATGACTTTGGGGAATCTTTTTGGAGATATAAAGTTTAGAAAATTCAATTTTGGAATTACAGGAACTTTATTTATAGGATTATTTATTGGATATTTTTTAACAAAATATGCAGTAACTATACCAGAAGGAAGTAAGTACCTTCCAAAAGCTCAAAATATACTAAAAGGAAATATTATTGATAACTCAATTATGAATTTATCACTTCTTATTTTTATAGTAGGAACAGGGCTTTTAGCAGCGAAGGATATGAAATATGCCATTACTAAATTTGGAAAGCAATTTGTAATTATTGCAATATTCATTCCATTTGTAGGAGCAGCATTTTCTTATGGTTTCTCACAAGTTCTTAATAATATGAGTCCATATCAAATAACAGGAACTTATACAGGAGCTTTAACAAGTTCAGCAGGACTTGCAGCAGCAACTGAATCATCAGAATCAGAATCTAAACAATCAGCTACAAATTTTCAAAATTTAGATGAAAAGACTAAAACAAAGATTCTAGCTATTATTAATAATGCAAAAGAAAGAGATGCAAAATTAAAAAATGAAGCAATTCCAGAAAAAATGACACTTGAAAATACTACAACTCTATCAGCAGAAGATACAGAAATTTATGTAACAGAAGCAAAAGCTGGAGTAGGAGTAGGACACTCAATAGGATATCCATTTGGAGTATTATTCTTAATTTTAGGTATTAACTTTATACCAAAAATATTTAGATTTGATGTTGAAAAAGAAAAAGAAAAATATTTTGCCCAAAAGAAAATTGATTTAAGTAATGATAAAGATGCAGGAAAGAATACAATTAAAGAAGTAAAAATGGACTTTGTAGGATTCTCAATAGCAGCATTTTTAGGATATTTCCTAGGAAGTATTAAAATTTCAATGGGACCTTTAGGAAATTTTTCATTAGGAAGTATAGGTGGAGCAATAATAGTTGCACTTATTTTAGGATTTATTGGTAAAATTGGACCTGTTACTTTCCGTATGGATTCTGTTGTACTTGGAAAAATGAGAACATATTTCCTATCAATTTTCTTAGCAGGAACTGGTTTAAACTACGGATTCCGTGTTGTTGAAGCAGTTACTGGAGATGGAATTATGATAGCAGTTGTATCAGCACTTGTAGCAATATTATCTGTTCTATTTGGATTCTTAATAGGGCACTATGTTTTCCATATAAACTGGACTTTATTGTCAGGAGCTATAACAGGTGGAATGACATCAGCACCAGGTCTAGGAGCAGCTATTGATGCTTTAGATTGTGATGAGCCAGCAATATCTTATGGAGCAACACAACCACTTGCGACATTATGTATGGTAATTTTCTCTATAATTATCCATAAATTACCTATCTAA
- the murG gene encoding undecaprenyldiphospho-muramoylpentapeptide beta-N-acetylglucosaminyltransferase: MKKVMLTTGGTGGHIYPALAVADKLEHKGVETVFIGSTERMEKDLVPESGHRFIGLDISVPRSFKNIRKYLKAIKSAYKIIKEEKPDAIIGFGNYISVPTIIAGILLRKKIYLQEQNVNIGSANKMFYKIAKMTFLAFDKTYDDIPIKSQNKFKVTGNPLRKEIDGLRYATEREKLGIKPGEKVLLITGGSLGAQEINGMVMKYWEKLCADKNLRIFWATGNNFDQLKKVKKTKKENDRIEPYFNDMLSVMAAADLIVCRAGALTISEIVELEKPAIIIPYGSIKVGQYENAKALKDYNAAYVFTRDELDDAMKKVFEVIRNDEKLKKMRIRLKPLKKPNAAEEIIASLDIWRN, encoded by the coding sequence ATGAAAAAAGTGATGCTTACAACAGGTGGGACAGGAGGGCATATATATCCTGCACTAGCTGTTGCTGATAAATTAGAACATAAAGGTGTAGAAACTGTATTTATAGGAAGTACAGAAAGAATGGAAAAAGATTTAGTCCCAGAAAGTGGACATAGATTTATAGGTCTAGATATCTCAGTTCCAAGAAGTTTTAAAAATATAAGAAAATATTTGAAAGCAATAAAATCTGCATACAAAATTATAAAAGAAGAAAAGCCTGATGCCATTATAGGTTTTGGTAACTATATATCAGTACCTACTATTATTGCAGGAATATTACTTAGAAAAAAAATATATTTACAAGAGCAAAATGTAAATATAGGTTCTGCAAATAAAATGTTTTATAAAATTGCAAAAATGACTTTCTTAGCTTTTGATAAAACTTATGATGATATTCCTATAAAATCACAAAATAAATTTAAAGTAACAGGAAATCCACTAAGAAAAGAAATAGATGGTTTAAGGTATGCAACTGAAAGAGAAAAATTAGGAATTAAACCTGGTGAAAAAGTATTATTAATTACTGGTGGAAGTTTAGGAGCACAAGAGATTAATGGTATGGTTATGAAATATTGGGAAAAACTTTGTGCTGATAAAAATCTAAGAATATTTTGGGCAACAGGAAATAATTTTGATCAATTAAAAAAAGTAAAGAAAACAAAAAAAGAAAATGATAGAATAGAACCTTATTTTAATGATATGTTAAGTGTAATGGCTGCTGCTGATTTAATAGTGTGTAGAGCAGGAGCATTGACTATATCTGAGATTGTTGAACTAGAAAAGCCAGCAATTATAATTCCTTATGGCTCTATAAAAGTTGGACAATATGAAAATGCAAAGGCTCTTAAAGACTATAATGCAGCCTATGTTTTTACAAGAGATGAATTAGATGATGCAATGAAAAAAGTATTTGAAGTCATTAGAAATGATGAAAAATTAAAAAAGATGAGAATTAGGTTAAAACCATTAAAAAAACCTAATGCAGCAGAAGAAATTATAGCAAGTCTTGATATTTGGAGGAACTAA